CATGCATAGTCATGTTTAAGACTGTGACGGAGGTATTAGCGAATATATTGAAGATAAGCTTGCTAGAGATAGTATTTTAGGAACATTGTGCTTTCGTTCCAGGACGTAGATTATGGACAACGTTATAACGGTGCCCGAATGACTGCGGTGACGTATATGACTGCGGTGATGATATTGACATGGCCACCCTCATGCCGGGGACGTATATGATACGATGCGCAGTGACATTGTTTTTTTTTTCCTGGAAACCAATAAATCCCACCACCCAAAATAAAATGAGGACATAAACCCGAATAATCAAAATAGATCAACAAATTAAGAGCCCCCGAAGTTGCGCGCCTACAGATCCGACAAACGGAAAACTCCATCACGCACCAAATGGAAAATAGCTGGCTGTTTTTTTAGGAATAATAATGTTTCTATTTTGCACTTTTGTCACTTTTTTCTGAAAATTATCAAGGTCATCTATTAATTATCACATGTTCTTACAAACACACTCATACAGAAAGATAAAATTACAATCAAAATCTTGGGGTGTCGAAGTTTTCTTCCTCCTGCATCCACCGGTAGCACACCATGACCATAGCTCGATGCCGCCTCTGGGCCTTCGCCTTGAGGAAGGAAATTTGTTAAAACCCAGGAGCTTCTAGAAGCAGTGGGCAAGAAGTCGTTAATGTAGACCAGAAGACGCCGACGACCGCTATCTGCAAAGCAAATTGCCATCACGGAGAAGAAAAGGCGGTAAGGGCATGTAGAAGCTTCAAAGATCATGAAAGTTGCCTGAATCAACTGGAATTCTAAACTGACTGGATCCCGAAAGACCCATCGAAGACACGGCTCCACAGGTCCTCCGCCGGCGAGAAACACGCCACCTCCAAATGAGCAGGGATATCCGAGTAGACCATTATTCATACACTCGGGCAACACCAAATACGAAAACTCCCTAAAGAAAACCTGAATCAAAACACCCATGCCGCTATATGAAAAATCCCGGGCTGATGTCTAGCTCACCGCCGTCCAGAACCATGCACGAACTACCTCTTCTTCAATGATCTAGTCAGGCCAGACCACCAATGAAGATCGGCGCGCTGTATCCCTCCAGCCGCCGTTGACTTCACCAGCGCCTCAATTGAGCATCGCCCGTTGAAAGCCGCCACTCGAGCATACATCTCCTTCCCTGTCCCTTCCAGCACCTCCTCGGCACCCCTATCCCCCACCCAATATGACCTCCCCCGCTAACGAGAGGGGGAGACGTCGGGTGACGGCTGGGATTTTTGGCGCCGGCCAGGACCCTATCTCTCTGGTAGGAAGCGTTATGCGTGTTTGTTTGCACACTTTTGGCCCTTGTGGCTATTATACCAATTGGCAAACTTTGGGTATATATATGTCCTTAAAAACTCTCAACCTCAGACCTCCAGCGTGCAACAGAATTGCTCAAGGTTCCATCCAAACGGAGACAAAAAGGAAACGAGAGACGCGGATGATGATCATCCACCCGAATAAGCCGTGCCGTCATGCCGCGGGAAAGAACAAGGAAGGAGAAGAAAATGATGGGCGGATGCCTCGACCGCTCCGCTCGCGAAGAAACCAAACAGCACGGCATACTGCAACATAATTTCCTCCACCCACTCAGTTGACTGACCAACCAAAGACTCCAGACTTCCATCCCAAGTCGTCTCATGAGAATCTTCTTCTCCGGTGACCACCCGCCTCTCGACCATCGACAAGCCACAAGCGCGCTCTCTCGGCGACCAAGCCCCGTAGCTAGCCGCTAGCCAGACCAGTTCGTCCCACCATGGTCGCCGCACCGGCGAGCCCGGGAGGTCCGCCCCTCTCTCCGTGCGCCGGCTTCGTCGCGGACTCCCTGATCCTCCCCACCCGGAACGCGAGGCTGTTCGCGCCGGTCTTCGCGCTCGTCCTCGCCCACACCTTCGTcttcctcgccgtcgccgtccaCTTCGCCCACGAGTACGCCCTGTCGGGCCCCACGATCTGGCTGCACCCAGCGGCGCTGCTCGTCCTCCACCTCGCCTACCTCGCCAGCAAGTTCGGGACGCAGGCCGCCGTCGCGCTCGCCGCCTGCGCCACGCTCCGCGGCGACCGGCCGCGCTCGCTCGCCGAGCTCGTGCGCGGCACCCCCCGGCCACGCGGCATCTTCGCCTGCGCCGCGCTGGTCGCCGCCGCGGAGCTCGCGTCCACGGCCGTCCCGGCGTATTACCTCCACTCCTGGTACAGGTACAGCTGGAGCCACTCGGACACCGGCGGCGTGGAGTCGTTCGTGCAGGGCGTCCTGCTGTTCGTCTTCCTCGCcacgctcctcctccgcctctgcCTCGCCGCGGTCTTCCCGGTCGCCATCGCCgcgtcggcgacggcggcgacagaGGAAGGCGGGGACGTCGGTGTCGGCGCGGCCGCTCATCTCCAGCGCGCGTGGCGGCTCATTACCGCGGCCGCGAGCTGGAAGGAGGCCGCCCTGCAGGTGCTAGTGGTGAGCGTCGTGCTGCCCCTGGCCACCTACCCGGTGTACGCGTTTGCTCTGAACTGCGGGCAGGGCGGGTGCGTGCTTTTGCTCGGCAGCCTGTTCGGGTTCCTTCTGCCGTCCGCCGGCGTGCAGCTCTACTCCGCGGTGGCCGCCACCGTGTTCTACCACCGGTGCATGGACCAGCAGCGTCGTCGTGATCTTGCCATTCCACTGATGATGAAGGACATGAAGCTAGGAGGTACCCCGCTAAATTCTCTGAAATTGATTAAGGGTGCGATCGCCTGAAGAATCTATGATGAATAGCGATCTGCTCTGATTCGCCTGGAGGAATCCGACATTCCTAATGTTCGTCCTGTCCGAGCAGCTCGGGTGCAAATTTATGGCTATGTAGATAGTGGAAATGGCACTCGCTTTGTTCAGGTTTCAGTAAATTTCTAGGTCGGCCATTCGTGAGCTGCCCAGTTGCAGTCCAAACTTCACAAGTCGTGTTGCTCATCCTAAAAAAGAAAAATCTTATGATGTATACAAATACAATGAAATAAGTTGAATGATCATGGCATAATCATAGAATTTTGAGAAATATGCAATGCGGTCGCTGAAAATTGCAGTTTGTGTTCAGTTCGGTTAATTCTCACTGTCAGGTTTTTCGACGAAGGCCATCATTCACTTCAAATCGTTAGTATTTGTGTTCAGTGCTCTGTATCCACTGTGCTGCTGAAGCCAGTAAAACTTCACAATGCTCCCAAACAGGGCCTTGGAATGATATGCTTCGAATGCTAGAAACCTGGACTCGGGCAGTTAAACAGAATTGTTCAACAGCTCAGCTAAAGAATTTTGGTTGGTCTTTTGGCTCCGACTAATAACAAATCGGAAAAGCTATTTTCCAGTCGACTGTATTTTAGTAACAGACGATCTCAGAGCGGTCAGATATTGATCGCACGTCCCGAGTGGATTCCATCGTCAGGGCGCAAAAATAAATGCCCCCCATAGGATTCTAACCGTGGCCGCTTCACGGGAACACGAGGTCAATAACCACCCCACCAATGATCCGTTTGTCTTTCTTTCAAGCCAAGTACTTTATTTGACATTTTGTCGATACTAAATTCGAGtgaaaaagaaaagggaaaaaacAGCTAGCGGGATTTGAGCCTACTAGATGACGTTCCATGATCACGATCAGCTTGACTAATTCTCTCTTATGACTTAGGTACCTTTTGTACATCATTTCAAATACGAACTTTAAAAAAAGAACACATCAACCTAGGTTTTCTATTGACCCTTCTGGCTATAAAATAGGTACACGTAAACGACGAACTCATATGTACATGATTTTTCATGTGGGATTTTTTTTGTTGAAACATACCCTCGGTAATTTGTGCATAAATAGGACGGCAATTTATGCACCTCATGCCTGTTAATTGACTTACAGACGTCGTGGTAACTTTGATATGAGGAACTTATGTGTAAATAACATGCTAACTTACACATCGCAGACCCGAAAACACACCTTCCAGTAACTTTTGTGCATATAACATGCTAATTTATGCATCGTAGACCTGGTAAGTTTGTACAAACACCGTGGTAATTTTGATCCAGTGAAAAAATGTTGATAACATCCCGCGATAATTTCTGTGTAAATAACATGGTAATATACGCATTGTTCGACTGCATGTCGTTCGGATCTGTTTACTAAAAGCGAAACGATCGGAAGTTAGCAAAGCCTAATAGCACGGTAACTCATTCATCGCAAACCTGATAACTTATGTACCTCGATCCTGGTAACTTTGCTgccggtggggggggggggggggcaggggtGGTTGATGAAATATCCCTTGGTAACTTTTATGCGAATATCATGGTAACTCACACATCGCGGACCTGATAAGTTATGTGCCACGATCCTGATAATTTTGGCGAGGTTAGGGGGGGGGAGGGGTGTTGATGAAATACCCCCCGATAACTTTTGTGTGAATAGCATGGTAACTTACACATCACAGACCTGGTAAAGTTATCTGCCTCAGTCCTGATAACTTTGGCGATGGGATTGTTTAAAAACATACCCCGATAACATTTGTGTAAACTTGTGTAAATAGTTTGGTAATATAGGCATTGTATACGTGATAACTCATGCACAAACACCGCGGTAACTTTAACCTGAGCTGATAAGGAGGTTAGAGAAACCAGGTTTATGCCTTGGTAATATCCATGTAAGCAACATGGTAACATATGTAGCACATGCGTGATAAATTACTTAGCCCATTAGTGGTAACTTTTGATCTGAAAAAGTCAGCGTAGCATACCAACATGGGCTCTAGTTTCGAGGCTCTCGTCTTGATGGATTTTTTATGTGAAATGGTTTTTCGATCGGACCGGCGGTTTGAACTGCAAAAcattttgaaattttaaaatagAGGAAAATCTAAGATGACATCAGCTTTTTTGTCCTCTAATTCATTTGCACATGGAGGAAAGGTAGAAGGATCATTTTTATGCCCCGGTAATTTCAACATAAACAAGATGTAACTTACTTAGTTTGGGCCTGTAACTTTTGATCCGAAAAATAGTTGACGAAACATATcaatatgggatctagtttcgaaggtCTCGTTGCAACAAATATTTTATGTGAAAACAAATTTTTAATATGACCGGCGTTTTGAGCTACAAAATATTTTGAAGTTTTGAAATAGGGGAATCTAGGATGACATCACCTATTATTTCCTCTGGTTCATTTGCACCTCGGGAGAAGGTTGGTTGACCATTTTTATGTCCCGGCAATTTCTATATAAACAAGATGGTAACTTACTGCATGTATAATAATATGGGATCTTGTTTCGAAGATCTTCTCGCGACGAATCTTTTATATAAAAACGGTTTTTCAATCGGAGCGATGATTTGAGCTACAAAATATTTTAAATTTTCGTATTGGGAAGAATCTTTGATGACATCAtcaattttatttttttctgCATGTATATGATTAGTAACTGATAATTAACCGCTAGTAGACAGTGGACACGCACAGAAAAAAAAAGATGAAGCTAATGCATGCATGCAAATTAGAAAAGGAAAAAATTATGCGGATCTGTTGGCTAACTTCCGATTGGATGGAAGTTAGCAAAGTCCATAACAAATATATTAAGAGCGAAGTAAGAAAATACCGGAATCAAGCCAAAAGCACGGACAAGCATTGGCCACAGAAATAAAACCGAATGGAGCTGAGCCTACACAAGTTCCACACAAATCAATCCAGATAATCATTTTTGGCATAATTCTCACAGATCAATTCAACAAGCTCCTTGATCGCCAGTTTCTGCGTCCTTCATCTGCTCACCAAGTCGCCTCGGGCAGCTCCAATTAATCGCTCGTAGCTGCTCCAAGGTCTTCATTACCCTCTCGTTCACAGGCGGCCTTGTTCTGCCGGTCCGCTCGTCCGCATGCACCCTGGTTGGTTTGCCTCCTTTTTGCCACTCACCTTAACAGCTTCTTTTTTCAGTTGGCTTAGCAGCTTCCTTTTCAGTTCGTTTGAGCTGTACTGGTGCGCCTGCATCAAAGAGTACATGTAGGTAGAAGATGCTAATTTGGAGATATAAAATAGAAGATGTAAAAATTTACATCCTCAAAAAGTGCATTTTGCATTTTAAAAAAAGAGGCAACTCCAACAGATAATGCAAAATTGAGATGTAAAAAAGCAACTTCAATAAAAGATGCAAACTATAGATGTAAAAGTTGCCAGCGGCCGCGCAATTGTTGTGCAGCCGcacaaattgaaataaaacaTCTGGAAAACAATTTGAAATTTCACATGTCCACAATATCAAATTATTACATAATAATTCATCAAATCTACAAGATCAAATGCAACACACATACAACATAGTTTTGCACAATACAACAAACAAATAATGAAACTAGGCGGCTCTTTCGCCATGCCATTTCCAACACTCCTCCAACAAATTCTTCTAAAGTTGACGGTGCGCATCGTAGTTTCTAATTTCATTGTACACCTTCATGAAGTGTTTGGTTCGCTCCTCTCTTCTCATCCGCATAACACTATACCCATCAAGTGATAGAAGGTGTAATTTAAACCCTTGTGCATGGtcactagcatagcaatgacctCTTCTTCGTTCAAATCAAATTCCTCATCCGACGAGGAATCGTCCGCGAAAGAGGAGTCACACGAGCTCATCTACAATGCTAAAAATCACTGTGAAACTAACTCTCATCCcaattaaaataataataatcaaGTTTCATCTTTTTTTACCTTGAGGAATTTCATCGAACGCCTTGATTGCGGGGTGGACGAAATGGCTGGCTGCGGGTTGGGCAACCGTTCGGCGGCGGGTGCGGACGGTGGCGATGGCTCGACAGAGGAGGTGGCCGCAGCTCGGCAGAGAAGAAGGTGGGAGCTCGGGGCTGCGGGCGCCCGACTTCACGGCCAGAAGAACTGTCGAGGCGGGCGGCCACCAGGCGGGCGGCGTGGCGTGCCTCCCCTACCTCCAGTGGGGGTCTTGGCTAGGAAGAAGCATAGCCCATCCATGACCTCGCCATGGAAGGCATTAGGCCAGCCGGACCACCGGAGAAGCTTCGATTCGAAGCGGTGGCCGAAAGGGAATCGGTAGCCGAAAGGGAATTGGCGGCTGTGAGCGGTGGCCCGTCGAGGCAGGCGATGGGGGCCAAGGGGCGAAGTCGTGGCAGGCCGGGTGGCAGTCCGGAGGGCTGCGGCGGCGTCGATTTTGAGCGAAttcgggcggcggcggagttgggcgggcggcgggcggtcGCACGGAAGGGAATGGAAGGCAATTGAGCGGTTGGCGTGCGGCTACCCTTTTTACATCTCCAGTGCAAATTTACACCGCTAGGCGTTGTATTTTCCATCTCCGGGAGGCATCTACATCATCTGTTGAAGAGGTATTTTTGGGCCTCGGAGATGCAAAAGATAGTTATTTTTGTATATACATCTTCTATTGGGGATGCTCTTAGTAAGAAAATGGCCAAGAGCAGTAAATGATTTCTCTTTTCCATCGACGACGAAAGTACCCATGTTGTCAATTATTAGCGCAAAAAGCTCTCAAAAATAATTTGTTAGCACAAAAATAAGGCGCGCAGAAACCTGCTGCTAGAATAGAATAACTTGTCCAGGTTGGCTTTGGTGGAATTTCTTAATTTCTTCTTGAACACAACTTGAATACTTTTTCTGGCCACGCCATTAATAGGAACAGGTTGAACACAGTTTCTTGATTGCTTATCCTCTAGCTAGCAGTGTATAGTTTATCTCAACTTGGCAGAACTCCACCATGCACCAACACTGATGGAAACAGAGAGATTTGGACTTGCGACTCATCATCTATCACAACGTTGAACTGTACACAATTATTGAAGAATGGTCGTTGCGCGCACAAACACAAGACAAATTCAGCAACTTATTTCTATTGGATCGCCAGAATTTGTTGAAACAGCTGATACAAAACTGAATATTCATACGATAGTCGGTCACAAAAATATCCAGCAAGCGAGTAGCAGCAGCAGTACACAGAAGTTGATTAATTACCTGCACTCTTGCTCAGATATCTGCAGATCTCACTGGTGTAGAAGGTGGGAAAGAAAACGAAGCGCTTCTTTACATCAAGTTGGGCTACTCCTCGCAGGGTTTTGTTCCTCACATCGATAGCAATCATGAACTCCATCTTTTCCATGATCCCGTGTTTGGTGCTAGAAGCCAAGTAGACAATGTCGTCGTCGTCTATGCTTATGGTGAGGAACACCATCTGAAGTTTCTGCAACGTTGGGGTGGtgtcgctgctgctgccgctCAGCTTAGACAGCAGGTCGCAATGACCTGGGACGCCGCCGGCATCCATGGTGACATCTTTGACTGAAAGTTGACAGTCAGGCTGCTAGACCGCAGATGAACCATCAGCATCCGTCGCTGGCGGTATCGCCATGCTCCATGTCCTGGCCTTCCAGCCACCAGGGATGACCTTGGTGACGCTCCGCTTCCATCGCACCCATTCCTGATAGGAATCTGGGGCCTTGCTGTACAGCTTCGTTGGCGGGATGTCCTGCACTATACTAGGGGCTCCACGAGCACGTCGCAGACGAGGATGCCGCGCCAGAGGTCCACCCAGGCGACCGCGCCGCGCTCGTCGCCGATCGTGATCGTCTTGTCCGTCTTGTGATACGGCCTGTCGGGCGAGCTTGTCCCTGACGAGCTCGTCCACTGACATGGGCACGGTGATCCACCCCTCGGACTAGGAGTCGTAGGAGCGGTACATGTGGAGACTGAAATCCCACCTGATAATGGGCGTGTCGCAGTTGCACTCGGTCTTGTACACCGGGGACCAATCGCTCATGGCGGCGACGGCGTACCAGGCGCCGCCTTTGCGGCTGAGGGCGGTCGCGGAGTCGTGGAAGCCCCTGGGGTGCGGGTTGGGGAGCAGGTCCAGCACATGGATTCGCGGCCTGTACATGAAGTAGTCCCAGGACTGTACGACTAGGCGGGTGTTGATGTTGTTAGGGACGCGAAGGAGCACGACGTCGGCTTCGGCGGCGACGACCCTGGGCTCACGGTGGCGGTTGTAATCGAGGCCGGGGCAGTCGACGCACAGGTAGGAGAGGAGCGGCGTGGAAGGTAACCTGGATCGGGAGGCCAGTGCTCCTGGCGCCCCTGGCGGTGGTGGCGTTGGGACGGTCGGCGATGTAGCACCGCAGGTCTATGAGGACGGCGTCGTCGTAGCCGTCGCACTCGGGGAGGGTAGGCGGAATCGTGGGGTTTGGCTATATATACCTGCGGGGTTTTGTGGGAAATCTAGTGCCACGTGAGAAATACATGAAAACTTTTAGAAAAACGGTTCACGCCATTCGGCCGGTCGCTTCTTCGCGCGAGGCGCTGGTGTGTGGGACCCCGCAGCAGTCTTTCATAGATGCCAGAGCCATATATCTTCATTCATCACGCAACGAGCTCCTACAAACAACCTAATACGCTTTCATGGACTACAAAAGGTTGAATATTTTTTTTACATGTTTCAAAATTAGGTGTGTTCCTTCTTGAAATAGTTCATCACCATGCAACTGGGGTAGGTCGGTAAGAACATCTCTATGAGGTATATTTTTTTTGCTGGGATCTCTGTGAGGTAAATGAAAACATGTTTAGTATAGTACAAGTATATAAAAATAAATATACGGTAGATAAAAAAATTTACTCCAAAAAACTTACACAATAAACACATTCTTTACTTGATCTGGAATGGTGAACATCCTCTTCAAATCTTTCAAACCAATGGTAGATAAAAACACGAATACATTGTCAGATAACAAACCTGGCCGCGCAAATACGCGAGTGACCCTCCTAGTTATATAATTAAGATAGAAGTCAAACAAGCCATCACGTTCGTCCACATATGCTAATATTATTTACATCGTTTGATCATAATAATAACGGTTCAGATTTAATAGTTTTTACGTAACATGTGAATATGCCTGTCGCGTACAAATGAAAAGGTATGCATGCCTTGGCCAAAATAGAAAAAAAGTACATATGAAAATGTATGCATGCCTTGACCAAAATAGAAAAAAAATTTGCAACCATCGGGTGTAAAGGAAACTAGACTAGCAGCATTAAAGTCACGTGATACAAAGCATACTCCGTCACGCTGTAAAGGTAGAAGTCCAGCCGGAGTACTAATCTAATCGGTCACGTAGATGCATGCATTAAACAAAAGGTCACCTATTATCCCAAAACAACACACGGTCACATATAGAAACAATATACTAggctatatctatatctatacctctaTATCTATCTATACCTCTATACCTTATTAATAAAGCAAGCAAGGTGCGTTTCTTcgattttttcatccgttcacctcCGAAAAGTTTTTTCCCTATCCAAAATGGTACTAAATTTTTGTGCGTCCGTTTGCTAGAAAAGAAAAGGCAATTTTCGTAGATGAGCTATGCATGTTGTGGCCCGTCGAAGCCAGCCCACTTATTCCCTGCGCACACAGCGAAGGAAACCCTATTTACTGCACAAGGCTACAAATAGTCTGACCATTGCACAGGGCGCAAGGCTGTGCCAGcctgttttattttttatatgttttatttctattttagTTTTTCTTCCTTTCTATATTTCTTTTTTTTTACCTGCAGAATTTTTGGTTTGTGTTTTCAATTTTTAAAAAATAAATACTAATTCCAAATTTTGTTcctattttaaaaaatgtttgaaaCTTGTAATTTTTGTTCTCATTTCCAAATTTATCagaattttaaaaaaatattttttaaatgttTGTGTTTTAAAACAAAACCGAGATATCAAAATAAAATTGCATAAAAAATGTTCTATTTTTCTACAAAAAATGTGTTCTCCAAAAAAAATTGGGATTTTAAAATCAAATTGGATTTTAAAATATGTTCCAGATTCTATAAATATTCTTGTTTAGtgaaatgttcacaaattcaaaataaTGATTGTGGTTAAAATAAACACATTTTCAAAAACTATTATAAAAGTTCAAAACATATTCCTGTCTTAAATATGTGTTCCCAAATTAAAAAAAGTAGTGCTTTTTCAAAGGTTCATGTTTTCAATAAATGTTTGTGAATTTTAGAGAATTCTCCCTATTTCAAATGTTGTTCATATTTTTTCCAAAATGAAcaaaatttttgaattttttttcaggATTTCAAATATTGCCcatgtttcaaaaatattttgcAATTCATAAATATTAATTTATTTTTGGAAAATTTCCAAAATAtcaaaaaatgttttgaatatGGTGATGCAGTATGTTCTTAAACGTTCGCACTAGTCATTGGTAAGCAAGACCTGTTTATTCGAGTGGCCAGCACCCAGTGGTCGAGTTTTTAGTTTGTGAGGTCGATCCTTCAACTTGTCGTTTTTTTATTTATACTCGTGCCTTACAAACACAAGTCGTTTAGGTGCCTGCCAGATGCGAACTATTGTGCGTCTCATGCACAATTTGACGATAAAAGAGTATGCTTTTTTTACTATAGTTGATAGAAATTGTGGGGACAAGCCAATAAAAGAGAATATGTTGAATTGGCTCTAATGAAAAGAACTGTAGGCACGTGACCGCTAAAATAATCAAAGAAAATAAACCCTGATAAAGAAAGGACTGCCTGGTTATGCGTGGATTATGCTAATGAAACTTGATTTATGCACTGCAATTAGTAATCCATGCGGTTACATCGTAGTTGGAGAAAGTGGCGAAGCAACCGTGCCCTGAAGGTCGCTGCGCAGCCACCAAATGAGGAGGGAGGCACAACCCCGACACGAGGGCGAACCCAATGGAAGAAAAGGCACGAGTTGGTTGGTCGTCGCCACGCCGGCTAACTCCACCACTATCAAGATCTCGCAGGCCAAACATGATCCGAGAGAAGACCACAACTCCTCGCTCCGTCGCCCCACTGCTCTGCAAACCATTTTTGGTGCACACATCAATTATCTCGCCTGTTGCTTCTTAAAAGAATATCTCtaccattgcaacgcacgggcatatgtgctagttaCCGTAAAGCTGTGAAGACTCCCTGGAAAAACCAATAACAAAAGCAAGGTTCCGTAAAAAAAGGGCT
The Aegilops tauschii subsp. strangulata cultivar AL8/78 chromosome 3, Aet v6.0, whole genome shotgun sequence genome window above contains:
- the LOC109764075 gene encoding uncharacterized protein, with amino-acid sequence MVAAPASPGGPPLSPCAGFVADSLILPTRNARLFAPVFALVLAHTFVFLAVAVHFAHEYALSGPTIWLHPAALLVLHLAYLASKFGTQAAVALAACATLRGDRPRSLAELVRGTPRPRGIFACAALVAAAELASTAVPAYYLHSWYRYSWSHSDTGGVESFVQGVLLFVFLATLLLRLCLAAVFPVAIAASATAATEEGGDVGVGAAAHLQRAWRLITAAASWKEAALQVLVVSVVLPLATYPVYAFALNCGQGGCVLLLGSLFGFLLPSAGVQLYSAVAATVFYHRCMDQQRRRDLAIPLMMKDMKLGGTPLNSLKLIKGAIA